ctttattaCTCTTAATGATTCTTCCTCATGCACCAAAGGTTCAtctttcaaaagaaaaaagaacagaAGAAACAATTGTAAGTGAAAGGTACACCATTGTAATACAACTACAGATATTGCCTCCGTAAAAAACCTTACAAAATTCCAGCATAAGTCCACCATCGATCAAGTTCCCTTCTATAGTAAAGATCATTTCTGAGACACAATAACTTGTTTGTCCTAATTTAACTCAAAAAGGGCTCAAATCTCCTATTACACTTTAAAAGATATTACACAGCAACAGATTTTTACAAAAGAATACTAGGTTTATAGTTTATCCAGAAGTACCATGGTGGGAGAAAGAGAAATATCTATAAAGGACAGAACTACTCTAGTATGACCACCATGTCTATTTAACTTGTTTAAATCATATATCTTTCTAAGGATTATCCATCGTGAAGCCTGCCAAAAACTGGGAACTCTTGACATGCGCTGTGCTTCGTGAAATGAGCAAAGTATAAATATAGTAAGTACACAGGTCATTTTAACTCATTTTCACTGTGTCTCCCATCCAGGGATATTAGCAGTAGCTTCATTAACCATCTTCACTAATCTTACCTGCAAAaaggattttaaaaaaaaaaagacatgagCAATGATAAAAAAGTCTGGCTCCTTGCAGCTACCGGCATTTTTTCCTCTCTTCACTTGTATGTGTGTAGCATACAGCATGTCTGCTTGCATCAATCATTATGATGAAATTTAATCGCCTTCGCATGTCAATATTCAATGTTCACATGTGTGCCCACAGGTAATATGCTATGGGTTAAACGGGATATGAGGAAAGGATATGAACAGATCTGTCACACTCTAACTGAGGCAGACACGTCAAGTTCTAACTGATGCAGACAGGAAGAGAACTATAGTTTAGTAGTATTTGCAACGGCTTGCATTCAATTGAACATAGCCATTTGTTATCAATCAAACAATAACTATACCTCAGTCCCAAACAAATTGAGGTCTCCTCATTCACCATGTCTCTCCACTTAAGGTCATCGCAGGACaatattatataaaataaaagtaGAAAGTACTAGAAGTTCTCTATAATTTCCAGTAGCAGCATATAAATCTCTAATAGCACTAAAAGACTCCAAGGAAATATAGGACATAAATTCAAAACTATGCATAATTTTCGTAGTAGGATTTGTCTTTTCCCTTTCCTTCAGGAAGAGCCATATTGATCTGTGTCATCATATTAGAACTGATTGGGTCTTTGAGGACAGTAACGTGTTATAGGGGCTCCCGTGATAGTTCAGCAATCAGGAATAACACTTACCATTCTCTGATTAAAAAAGAGGGTTACCACTTACAACTTGTGCAGATATGCTAGTCCAAATTATGGCTTGAGAAATTCCTTAATCTAATGCTCAGTTTCTTATTCAGCGGCTTACAATTATTGATAGATATTTCGCTAATTCTGTTCCATGACCACTAGTAAGAGACTTGTCCTGACTTGGTGCAGGCATGGAAGATGATTTCTAATGTCAATCCATTTCCATTTTCTTGTGGTACTTAAATGAATAACATAAAAGTACCTGCTTCATCCTGATATAATAACTGAGTGCCTGCATCATAGGTTTGAGGAAGTGATCCAAGCCCACTGGGATGAACTCATGTTCGATGTAGAAGTAACTTGTAGATCGAGCTCATCAAGGATAAGTCAAGCGCAAGTTCACTGATAAGTtacaactgctctgataccatgagaAAGAAATGGacattgggcctaactcaaccccaaaagctagctcatgtggggaggattgcccaaaaccatataaggagaccaaacGACTCTATCCCCACCGATGTGGAATATTCAACACCCCCGCGCACGTCCAGGACTAGACATCTGGAGCGTGGACAATATAAGATGGGGGCCCAACATCGGGTGAAACAAGAATTGGGTGAGCGTGGCTCTGTACCATGTTAAGAAATGGATCTTGGGCccaactcaaccccaaaagctagctcatgaggggaggattgcccaaaACCATATAAGGAAACCACCCATCCCATTAACCACCGATGTGGGACTTCTTCGCAGAATTATTGCAGAAGAAGATTTTTGCATGATAAGTTCAATAAATTCCTGTTAGTCCATCCTACAGGTTTCATCTTGAGAAAAAACGTCAAACAATATCTTGTGTCGAGGATctaccggaaacaacctctctacctcccaaggtaggggtaatgTCTGTGCACACGTCACTtagtgggatttcactgggtatgttgttgtaataGTTATTGCTTGAGGCTCTCAGTCGCAAACTTTTATGATGACATGATAAAAGAAAGATAAATAGCAATGACCATTTGAGGTAAAATGAAGCTAGGAAGCAAGGGGAAGCCATAACGTAACCTAGTACCTTTTGACCACGTCAAGCAAGGGAAGTCAATCCGACAAAAGTATGCAAAACAAATGCAATGGAGCAATATCTAACTAACAGATAGCTTTTGTTGTTTCCATAGCTTATAAAGCTCTGCAACCTCAACTTTAAAGTTGACAGTGCAAATTTGAATGATTTCCCAGGTACACTTCTACAGTTAATAGTTCTACAGCATACTGTAAAGCAGTAAACGGAGGTTTAAACGTACCACACTTTCAGGAACCCCTGGAGGGGGCAAACTGAGATTTTTTGGTGGAGGGCCTCGAAGGTATGATCTTTTGTCAAATCTCCATTCACCAATTTTACCATATGTCAACTCTCCCTGTTTAATCATCAAAAGGATTCAATGAACGGCAGAACAATGTTTGTTACAAGTTATGCCGAGAAAATGGCATGTTTGCAAAACAGAATCTGTGAGTGTTTATTTTACCTTCATATTATAATCACATCCATAGGTATAATGAATAATGAACCTCTTGCCAACTTCCAGATCCCATGGAGGCTGAAAGTGAATGACGTTTGTTAGCCAGGGATTAGTCAAGCATAACATAATGAAGAAAAGAATATTTTCATTTAGCTCTTGCAGACCTGTAGCATGAAGTCCTTACGAAGAATGTGTCTTACACCATGTAAAGCCGATGCCACTGCATAGCCATACCTGGAACAAGGAAATACAAATCAATTTTTAGACTTCATAAGCCAAAGATAATATCAAACTACGAGCAACAACTGAAGTAGAAACATAAACATCACTCACATTTCCAGAACCCAGCCAAAAGCCTTGTCAGTTTCTGGATCATCTTTCATCCTCAAAGACACATTCATCCATGTAGGAGCAATTTTTTCCAAAATGGACTGCAACAATCAGAAAAACAACATAGAAAATCAAAAATGATTGCACGAACCAGAGAAAATAACCAGCCCAAAAAACTAGACACAATAATGAGATCAAACAGCATTTTCATCACATAGCATATGGAATTGTTAAGGCCATTCAGCAGGCAAGAAGTTTAAAAGCCCTTCGCCAGCAATAACAAAATACTATTTGGTTCAGCATATTACAGCTAACCTTTTTAATTATTACTGGAGAGTTTCCAATTGGATCAACATTATTCACTGGGCCCATCTCCTCTGGATAGTATTTTCGTATAATTTTCTCATTTTCTGATGGTTTTATGTAGAAAAAGGGGAATGCGGCTGGGTGATCTCCACGACTCAAGTTTGGTAAGGGATTTGCAAATACATGGTCGGGCTCTGCCATTAGAATGTATCTGCATCAGTCATAGCATATTGTACTGTTCAGACTATATGCATACAAGAGAAAATGGTATACATTATCCAGTGTAGTCACTTACTCTTCTTCAATTGTTGCCTTCTCCAGCCACTGAACAAAAGCCCATGGTCTGTTAAGAACAATATAACCCTGAAGATAAAATGGAATTTTTATAAGAAAAGTTAGGATGAGAAACATTGTGCTGCTAATGAAGCAACTCAAGTAATTAAACACACAGAACCAAAGCTTTCGCAGAAATAAAAGATATTGTCACAACAACTCAATTTCTGGTAAACTACTCGAGGCTTCCCATGGTTTCAAACAGCACATGCTCATTTGTTGATTCATTATTAAACTGTTGAAAGAGGAAAAGTTAAATCATTTTCCCGTTCTGAGCTTTGAGCTTCTGAAGAAATCACTCATCTTTCCCTCTGACGAACAGGTCAAAGCCATGTCACCCCCTAAAGTTACCCAATAGTTCATACATAGCTAGAGAACCAGGAAAGAAGATATGAAAGACCTAAACTGAACAGATGGAAAACCAAACCTATCTTAGCATGCACTAGCAGGAATTGAAGGGCAACTAATGAAAACAGTTTGAGCCAATTTCATTTTGGCTCGTCTATAGCAGGAAAATTTGTGATGGCCAAGTCTATCTGATTCATTAAACATGTCCATCTTTTTTACTTGCTCATTTTCTCTTCCTCTCCACGAAGAACCTTTCCCCTTCCTATTTCCTTGACAAGCTCTGCCCAAAAGAGaaatttaacttttaaaaagACGCGGGATTTTTGACATATCAACATTTTTCCTTAAGTCCTGGACAGAAGATACAAGACTATTTACGATGTCTGGAATGATCTTCACCTATTACATCAGTTTTAATTTTATAGCTTTTTAAGCAGGATGAGGGGGAATATTTAGCGTCTTCAACTGATAGtctaatatttaataacaaaagaAAACTGATAGTCCAATATTTGGACAGGATGGTACCATAGGCTACAAGAAGATCTCTCATCTGATATATTATACCGAACTTGAAACTGACAGGAGTACAAGACAAGCTCCAATCTGTGCAAAGCCCTCCTCACTCTCTCTTTCCTTTTGTTGGAAAAAGTACTgtttatgtataaatatataaaatataggAGATAAAGGGAAAACCATATCTATTTCAAGTGAAGACTGTTGACACATTTCAGCAACCCAGTGAAGGGGGTGGGTACTTTCCCTTGCTATTGCCGGGGTCTGAAACCCAGCTTGTGTAATCTTTTTATTTGTAGCACCAAAAGATCTACTCAGAAATAAGAATTACTGAGGTAGGATCCAACTCTCCACCTGATACCTCAAGGGAATAAAACAAGGTTTAGGCCTAATTTAGGCTATGTTTCTCTTTTATAAATAACTTATTTAGCTCCCTCAGTAAAATAATAGAGACTCTAATGTTAGTTTCTTTTCCCAAATCAAACTTCAAGCTGAAAGAAACATGTAAGAAGTTTTCTCACTCCTTCCCTGGGTTACTTCAGTGATCATGGGTTCAGCTTCATTAATTGCCGAACACCCCCGATGAAAATCTGTGTATGCCACTGACAAGAGCATATTCCCATAAACTCAGACCTGCTGTAACAAAGATTTATAATGCTTACCAATCTTCCCAAAAAATTAGAACTACAACTATTCAATTCTAGTGTTCATGAAGATCTACTTACATGAGAAACTAAAACCTCCTTCCTCGAAGCCATAAACCAATCCCAAGAAAAGTGAGTAAATTTATCATTCAACTAGGTTATAAACAAATTATCAAAACCAAAAGAGAGTGCACCTTGCCAAACTAACCTTAACATGAAAAAATGAAATTCACTACCTCAGTCTCAAACTATCAATTCCAAGTTTCGCACAGAGTCCTAATAAACATTTAAAAGAGTAAGGGCGTGTTCGGTATggaatttttcaattttttcatgttcggttggtcaaaaattttggaaaacaattgctctaggaaaacaagttccttaaaaatgagaaaatgacTTCACTAGTGGAAgtaaggaaaacaagttccacaagttGCATTCCATATTGACTATGTCCTCCGCACCCTCcaacacacctcatcttcacTCCCACATGTAACCCCCGTCCCAACCACCCCACACCACCTACCCCGCCACCCCATCTCCCTtagtatttgtctagattatatacaaatattTTTAAGATGATATTTCAGTACttatatacaaatgcttttaagataatattttttgcttataTACCgagcacaagaaaataagtaagaaacccacttattttcctcgaaaacattttccatggaaaacattttccttcataccgaacacaccctaagagTTACGCATTATCATAACCCATAACATAACACAGAGGATAAACAAATCGGCGAAATCCCAAAACTAACCGTTCTATATATTTCCAAAATACACAATACCCAAGAATAATTCTTTACATAAGCAACTGAAAGTCACTTCCTCCATGTCTCAAACTAACCATTCCCAAAACACCCCTGAACAATTAAAAAGGTATCTCACAATTAaccataaaacaaaaaaaaacagcaATCTTTATCTTTTCATCCAAAGCtaatacttcctccgtttcaatttgtttgtattACTTTCCCTTTTAGTCCGTTTCAAGAAGAATGTCTATTTCCTCTTTTAGGAACTCTTTCATCTCAACTTTCCACATGTCATGTTTAAGACTACAAAATTAAAGAGCATTTTgatacattctacatatctttagtttaagaccacatgATTCAAAAGTCCTTTTTACTTTCTTAAaatttgtgtcaagtcaaaaccggacaaacaaattgaaacaaaaggAGTAAAATTGAATAAACAGCAATCTTTATCTTCTGATCCAAAACTAtttcctccgtctcaatttatgcggCACCCTTTCTTTTTTAATCCGTCCCAGAAACAATGTCACATTTTTATAGTTAGAAACAACTAAACTTTAAaattcctttttacccttaatgaaatgatttatagccacacagaTGTTCAAGCCTTCAAGGTTTATTTTAGACcaaaaatttcaaaagtcttcccttcTTTCTTAGGACTATTGGCCATGagaaattttcacttttttcctgaatttttttcgctttatttgaaaattagcGTTTGgctgaaaattccaaatacaacttcagaACGCACCTACAACCCTGTTTtcacttctttcttttttattttctttttttttcactttattcacTTTcattacattcaaacaaccaaatattcctTGCAAAAATATAACCAAACACagctccatcttcaactccaacttcaaaaattccaaataaagtgaaacatAGTTGGTTACTATAGCCAAATGCCtacttaaactttgtgtcaaatcaaacggtgccacataaattgaaacgcaGACAGTaataaaattgagaaagaaaaacaaacaatTCATAACTAGAAACAAATTCTCCTACTCCCTCTCCTatttagtcagtcccaaaaagaatgtgacatttctataattagaaacaacttaactttaaaatttcccttttagccttaattaaatgatttatagccacacaaatgttcaagGTTAGTTTAGACCAAATATTTCAAGTCTTCCTTTGTGCCTTTGTGCCAAGTTAAACAGTGCCACATAATTTGAGACTGAGCGAGtaataaaattgaaaaaaacAACAAACAATTCTTAAATAGAGAGCAAAAAATTCCCCTACTCTCTCCTTTTAGTCGGTCCCAAGAAGAATGTGAtatttctataattagaaacaacttaactttaaaattccccttttacccttaataGAATCGATTTATAGCCACACCAATGTTCAAGGTTAGTTTTAGACCAAATATGTCAAAAGTCTTCCCTTTGAGCCAAGTTTaacggtgccacataaattgggactgaaCTGAGTAATAAAATTGGAAAAAACAACAAACAATTCTTAAATAGAGAGCAAAAAATTCCCCTACTCTCTCcttttagtcagtcccaaaaagaatgtgatatttctataattagaaacaacttaactttaaaattcccCTTTTACACTTAATAAAATCGATTTATAGTCACACCAATGTTCAAGGTTAGTTTTAGACCAAATATGTCAAAAGTCTTCCCTTTGAGCCAAGTTTaacggtgccacataaattgggactgaaCTGAGTAATAAAATTGGAAAAAACAACAAACAATTCTTAAATAGAGAGCAAAAAATTCCCCTACTCTCTCcttttagtcagtcccaaaaagaatgtgatatttctataattagaaacaacttaactttaaaattccccttttacccttaataaaatcGATTTATAGTCACACCAATGTTCAAGGTTAGTTTTAGACCAAATATGTCAAAAGTCTTCCCTTTGAGCCAAGTTTaacggtgccacataaattgggactgaaCTGAGTAATAAAATTGGAAAAAACAACAAACAATTCTTAAATAGAGAGCAAAAAATTCCCCTACTCTCTCCTTTTAGTCAGTCCCAAGAAGAATGTGAtatttctataattagaaacaacttaactttaaaatttcccttttacccttaataaaatcGATTTATAGCCACACGAATGTTCAAGGTTAGTTTTAGACCAAATATGTCAAAAGTCTTCCCTTCGAGCCAAGTTTaacggtgccacataaattgggactgaaCAAATAATAAAATTGGAAAAAACAACAAACAATTCTTAAATAGAGAGCAACAAATTCCCCTACTCCCACTCCTTTTTAGTCGAtaccaaaaaaaaatgttacatttCAATAATTAGAaataacttaactttaaaatttctcttttaccctattaatgagatgatttatagtcacacaaatgttCAAGGTTAGTTTTAGACCAAATATTTCAAAAGTCTAGTTAAACAGTGCTGGGACTAAGCGAGTAATaaaattgacaaaaaaaaaagaagagaattcTTAAATACTGACCCGATCCAATCCTTGAGGTAAAGGATCAACAACAAAAGTAGGAATCTCATCCATCAAATTATCGGGTTGACCCGAATGCAAAACCCGAGTAAACCCACCCATATCTGATCCGTCTCTATCCTTCATTCTCTTATACCAATAATACATTATCCTACACTGCCACTTACTATACGCTGCATCTGTCGCCGTCAATGCCACGTGGAATTTCCTCTTCTCACCACCACCGGGTTTTTCCTGTACCGGGTCGAACCATTCGGATCCACCAACACCAACATTGTTAGTATTAGAGTTACTTTTGTGGATTATGATTGTGACTAAATTGTATGTTGCGAAGAAGAAACCTAATGCGAGTAATATTAGTAATAATGATGAAACACGACCACCCATGTTGTTCTTTCTTGGTATCATTTTTGAGAAAATTGAGAATTCAGAAGAGCGTTATATGGGATTTTTTGCAATGATTTTTCAACGCTCTTTGTTAAAGTTGAAGACTTGTACTGTGGAATGGAAGGCAAGTATATACTTTTGTTTGATTTGTTGAGTGTCAAAATTGGAAGTTTAATTAATATATAGGAGAAAAAATGACAAAGATGGTCAAGGCGAGATTGgatatttaatttttagtttggccataagaattattcactttatttcggaaaaaaaaatcacttttcagcgtttggccataagaattttgAATATTTCGGAATTTCAAAAACTTGTTTTTGTaaaattcacttttttacaattacatttcaccaaaaactacaattccaaaaaactatagccaaacacaactccaactccaactccaaaattccaaaaaaaatgatttttttttttgttacaaacGGGGCCTATAGTATTTCAttaaataatataattataataaatacttttaaatagctaaaattgcataaaaattgaagaaaactataaataagtgaaatatatatatagatgtgttcATCCCTACAAAAAACTAATCAAAACAATTTATTATACGCTATTTACAAGCATAAGTGACTGTatgttacttttttgagatagtagaagacaagataaagaATTGGTAAAGAACATAAATTAGGGCATCTCGCACTAAAAAAGGTTTTGACTTTatatttaatgtttcagttcctttttaaaacatttggaTAATTACACGTTGACTTTGAGAATTTAGGTATTATATTAAGGACTTagttaacaaatttcgttttaatATGAAGAAGTTTTCTGCGCTTATGCCCCAACACAAAAACCTTCCTCACACGCTCAGTcgtacgccccgaattgctgggcgtacaCTTTTTGGGACTTTCGCCCCCCACCATCGCCCCGGGGCGTTTTTTGTGAGGCCCCGCCCCAGGGCTCGTCCTGagaacgccttttaaaacactggttcaAAATAATGGCTTTAAAGTAGGTATTCAATAATTTTGGTTCTTTAAGTATGTCAAAGTTAATAATTTTATAGTTTctgtcaaatatttattaaacttTGTTACTTAGAATTGACGAAGACAGTGAAAATATTAGCCAGAAGGGTGGAACTCATATTTAAAGGTACAAGTTTTGTATTCTGGAGTTTGAAGCTTGGATGGTCACTCAATAGAACCCTCACAAAGATAAAGTGTGTAgttggaaaaataataataggTTGGGGGGCTTTTAGCCAtttaatatgtgtgtgttgtgggTTGGGGGGTGGGGGCGGGGTGGGGTGGGGAGGGAATTGAAAatctcaattaaaaaaaaatatatggtttAAATTGAAAACCAGAAGTAATTTTTTTCAACAAAAGATAGTAATATGTAATTGAGGAGAGGAAGCGAAGGAAGTTGAGCAAGTAATATCACGTGCTTAAATATTTGGACATTCAATTCAAGCAAAAAGCAAGTAAGGTATCATTTACTGGATTTTATAGAAAAAATGGCTTAATACATAATTTATCCCCTAACCCGTAATCAAATTTCTTTAACACACGCCTTATTTAGGTAACTCTTTACACACCATATTTCATGATTGTCTAGTACATATCActttgcccaaaaaaaaaaaaaaaaatcactttgatcACCTGACCAACGTGTTTTCTCACAATAAATTAAATGCATtaataggaaaaagaaaaaagaaaaaaaggtgtCAGGGCCTTCTTTAAGCGCCACATATCCAAGTGTTGTCTAAATTTTATTCTATCTATTTTAGTTTTCGAAAATTTATATTATCTTCCTTTTTAAAAAATT
The sequence above is a segment of the Lycium barbarum isolate Lr01 chromosome 6, ASM1917538v2, whole genome shotgun sequence genome. Coding sequences within it:
- the LOC132643650 gene encoding hydroxyproline O-arabinosyltransferase NOD3-like translates to MIPRKNNMGGRVSSLLLILLALGFFFATYNLVTIIIHKSNSNTNNVGVGGSEWFDPVQEKPGGGEKRKFHVALTATDAAYSKWQCRIMYYWYKRMKDRDGSDMGGFTRVLHSGQPDNLMDEIPTFVVDPLPQGLDRGYIVLNRPWAFVQWLEKATIEEEYILMAEPDHVFANPLPNLSRGDHPAAFPFFYIKPSENEKIIRKYYPEEMGPVNNVDPIGNSPVIIKKSILEKIAPTWMNVSLRMKDDPETDKAFGWVLEMYGYAVASALHGVRHILRKDFMLQPPWDLEVGKRFIIHYTYGCDYNMKGELTYGKIGEWRFDKRSYLRGPPPKNLSLPPPGVPESVVRLVKMVNEATANIPGWETQ